The nucleotide window TCTTCTTGGAAATTATACCTTTAATGAGGCAATCATTTCTTGAACTAGATTGGAATGAACTATGAAACTATCCGACAAGCTTCAAACTGTATCTGTTCATAGCTAAATCATTTCCGAGTGTTACTCTCTGAATATTAAATTTAACTggcaaactatataattaaaactAAATCAATCTCTTGCAAAGAAGCTTGATGAATGATAAACGAGGGAAAATCATAAGAGATAAAAAAAGAGAATGTACATTTTGCATACTCATAGAGATAAGGCATTCTTTTGTGCATGACCCAAATAGATAATCTATACTTGATAATTATATGTTTCGCAATCATGTAAACACATAATAGCTGCAAGAAAGATtataaaaacaaaaacaagatACAATTATTTCCAGAAGAAGTAGCAGTAAGCAATGTGATACATAAGATTTGAATTTAATTTCTGTTTGAGAATGGATTTTTATGATAGTCAATATCCAATCCTTGTTCATAAATTTATTCCTTTCCTGAATGCTGCAGGAATCAAACCTCATGTGTCACTATACCATCTTGACCATCCCCAAGCACTTGAAGATAAGTATTCAGGATGGTTGAGTCCCAAAATGGTGTAAGATGTCCTTCGATGACTAGCATACTTCGATATCATTACTCATTAGTACACTTTCTCAATCCCAAAACTAATTTTGATAATCTCAGCCAATTAAGCTGATATGTAAAGATGTTTTTCAGGGATGATTTCACAGCATTTGCAGATGTATGTTTCAAGAATTTTGGTGACAGAGTTCCTCGATGGACGACTATTGTCGAACCTAATATAATGTCACTGGGTGCATATGACATGGGAACACTTCCACCAAATCGGTGCTCTTATCCATTTGGCATCAATTGCACAGTAGGAAATTCAACGACAGAGCCCTACATTGCGATTCACAATGTCCTATTAGCCCATGCATCGATCGTCAAATTATACAAAAGCAAATATCAAGTAAGTCATTTGCCTTCTTCACTTTGTATTATCCACTATTTTAGCATGTCAACATTGATTTTATACATTTACCATTTATACAGGCAGAGCAAAATGGGTGGATAGGCATTAATGTCTACACTTTCTGGTATTATCCATTCACAAACTCTTCTGCAGACATTGAGGCAACCCAAAGAATACTTGAGTTTTATGTTGGCTGGTATTCTATTTAATTTAGTGTGCGTTATCTTCTAGTCTCACACGATTGTGTTCTAACGAGCCATCCACTATTAGGATCCTAAATCCATTGGTGTTTGGAGACTATCCTGAGGTCATGAAGAAGTTCGTCGGCTCGCGACTCCCATCCTTCACCAAATCTCAATCTGAACAGATAAAGGGCTTATTTGATTTCATTGGCGTGAATCACTATTCTTCAATATACGTCAAAGATAACATCAATGCTTCTGAGATGGGTCTTCATGACTTTGTAATGGATTCCTTAGCCTTGGTGACAAGTAAGTTATTCTCTTGCTCTTTTGGTTCAGATTTGCATTGTGTTTTCAACTTTAGTGAGCTACTTACTACTGATGCTTCGATGCAGCTTCAAGGAATGAGACACCTGGCCAGGTAAAAATAGTAGAGTTAATCTTCCTACCATGTAGTTTCTTCACCGTGAATACTTGAAATGGGCTAACATCTGCTGCAACATAAACAGTATGATCCTACGACACCTTCATCATTCGATCCTCAGGGGTTGCAATACATGTTGGAGTATCTCAGAGATGCCTATGGAAATCCTCCTCTTTTTGTTGAAGAAAATGGTCAGTTCAAGTGTTCAACCACTCCTTTTCATCATGGATTAAAAAGATGCGTTGTTTTTCATCAAGTACTAAGTACCGTAATTTCTATCAGGCTATGGCATAGGAAGGAGAGAGAGTGACGACCTTAATGACACCGATAGGATCAATTACCTGAATGGCTTCATCGGTAGCACGCTCGATGCTATCAGGTCGATATTGATGTCTTGATTACAAGCATATGATAAGCCTCCAAACGTAGGAAGTATTGCTTTAGATTTACCATCAAGATTTTTTgagtttttattaaaaatataaataaaaatttaaacaatcttaatataattaaaaatatgatttttttagagCTTAATGATAGTAAAAGATCGAtatagccaaccccaaatagttgaaacATTATGACAATTTTATCGTTGTTAATACTTATAGGAGGATCTTTTGTTTGCAGAAACGGAGCGAATGTGAAAGGTTACTTCGTTTGGTCGTTCATAGATGTCTTTGAGTTTTTGACTGGGTATCAATCTCGTTGCGGATTGTACCATgtggattttgatgatagaaaCCGGAAAAGAAAGCCGAAGCTCTCTGCTGTTTGGTACTCTAAGCTTCTTGAAAGAAAGGATGGCATGAAACTGAACAAAACTGCAATGGATACAGAATACCATGCTCGGTGGTAACATTCCTCCGCACAATTCCTGTGTTAAATAGATTTAGATCACAGGAGTCAGTTTTCTCGTCTTGAGCAAATACAGGCACTCGAATTAGCTCAATAAAAAATGGGATCTAAAACTGGTAGGACTGTGAAAATAAAGTGGTCTACTCCTTCATATTAAGTGTTTTTGTATGAGTTCAAGCATGTAGTTCAAAAGTTCCTGCAGTGGTTTGAGTTATATTTCACCTCATCCACCTGAACTGGAGAATTGTTATTGGACGATCTATAATGCAGCACTTCTTGAAAGAAAGATTTTACCAAAGAAAGGGATGATAATGAACCTCGATACTAGTTGTGATGGATGTGGATATCATCTCCTTGAATCTGCACCAATCTTTAACCACCCCACTCCATTAAACAGGCATGAGATTGTTCTGCAAGCTGCATGCATAAGTTGGTTGGCACAATTAAACTGAGACTGCTTGTCACTTGTGTTAGAGATGCTTGCAAAAAGTGTGGCCAGGGAAATCATACCTCTTATTGTTGGAGATGCTCTGAACTTAATGTAATCTGTCTCCAATTGCATCTCCTTTCTTTCTCTGAAAACCAAAAAAATAAACCAGGGGAAAAACTCAGAGGAAGTGTCTGAATGGTACATTGATCAAACAAGAAACCAGTCTCAAAGAATTGAAAAGCTCCaatgcaaagaaaaagaaaatttatcaGATGTTCGAGAAAGTATAGCATAAAAAATATAGATCAATTTTAAATGCATTGCATTTACACTTGAATGGACAAACTCTTCTTATGGACAACCAAAAAAGGCTCCCAAAAGTGGTCGCAGAGTGTTGTTGCTCCATCAGCAGGCATCCAGCACCCACAGACAGCCAGATAATTTAGTTGGATCACTGTTGAACACACAAATACTTCTCTCCCATACTCATAGAACGAGCAATGCAAGTGATACAAGAAAGCAAGGGGAACTATATTTGAGCCAAGAATTAAGTCCTTCAAACGTGTAACTTCAAGTATATCTTCCATCTCCAATCAACGTGTGGTAATGAAGTACAGCAGCAGTCGAGGAGCTCATATGAAGATGCCTACCAGAAACCATTGATGCTTCTCTCCGGCAGGAACAGAGATCAGACATCAGATTCATGTCAATTCATTCAGAAGACTGCAGATCATAGATGTTAAAAAGTTATTTAGGCTCTCAAAGAAGAATAACTGTAAGGATTAAGAGAAAAGGAATTCACATCGAGGTGTTAGCCATCCTAGACAACTTCATCAGCTCCTCTCAGTCGGTATGTTTATGCAtacctgtgattttgttgatgagcTGCTTCTCACGAGAATAACTGTTTTACAGACAACAGCTTAAAATTTAAAATCTCATCTAATAAATTTGAACACTGCTTGAGGAGGATCTcaataaaatcaaaatcaaaattaatacaaaaatatgCGGTGTTCATCGCATGTCTGACCAACTCCATTCATGAACAAAGCCAGAGTTGTGGTATGCTCTTCATCCGATAAGTTCCATCTGCATTTTGGCTTCTTCTTCCTGTCTGACCGGCGCAGGTCATACATGGGACAAGCATGAAAGAGAAAACCACCATTAAAAGAGACTTTCATGTTCTGGCTGACATGATGATTCCCACAAGTCTCCAATCCAATCTTAAATCAAATGTAGAAGCCACTTTCTCTCTTTGACTGCTTAACGCAATGGTAATAATTATGGTTGTCATGACCATCAAAGGTCTTCTTTCAAAAGTTTTGCAAAGCtttattaataattaataatcataatgatggaagataagatttttttaactatatgagaaaattttttattaaaaaaaatcttatattctgttgagagaaatcttttctgagagggacatgttaatgtatttaagctaaagcttcttcaataattatttttattttttattcttttcatcaatatcaaattttcaaaaaaatttaaattcatagAGCGATTGAAAAATGCTAGTGATATATTATAATACACAAACATCAACATTAACATTGGTTGTGGTTTGAAATCTCAGGTGATAGCTAATCTAATTAATAAAGATATTGATAGTTTTgagttcaaattttattttcattatttatttattaaaaataatatatataactaTTCTCATCAAGAATTAGATGATCACAAGGAATTGTTTGTTTGTTGTCTACTTCTTAATTATGATATAGTACTAAATATACTTATTAATTACTAAAAATTAATAAACAATGAGGAGTACTAACATATTTGAAAAGGTGGTGTTTGTTTAGAATATATTCtttgaaaaaaagaaatataatacaCAAACTATTCTCATAAAGAATTAGATGTTCATAAGGAATTGTTTGGTTTGTTGTCTACTTCTTGATTGTGAATATAGTACTAATTATGTATCAATAGACAATGAGGAGTTGTATactcaaaaaataataaaaaatgtagGACCAAAATATTATCCCTTCCATTTTTGACTTCGCCCACAAAATTCCACCATTTATCATCTTCGTGAAGGCCATCTTTTTGCGCGCCATGCTCAAATAAAATACTAACCGCACAACAAGGGCGCCGGCACCGGACGGCTACTTGCGCGGCTTTGaccgcttcctcttcctcctcctcacctTCGTGCTCTCTGGAGATTCGAGCGAGAGGAGATGAGGGAAGGGAGACCAGCCTGGTTGCTAATCCTAGGAGTGGTACTCCTGCTGTTTTTGTCTTCGTTAGCAGAGGGTTCGGGGCAGCTGACGGAGCCCAGCTTCAGCAGAGCTGACTTCCCTTCAGACTTCATCTTCGGAGCTGGGACGTCGTCTTATCAGGCAAATCTCTGCGCACTGGCTTCTCATCTCGTTCCATAGTGGGGGTGTTAAAAAAATCCTTGATCACCGTCCATGACCTGTTCTTTATGGATTCTTAGTAAGGATGTTTTCCCCCTTTGATGATGCTTACTGGGTATCACTCAGTGCACTCTCACATGCTTTACTGCCAATCTTACCTAGTTATGTGTGAGACTGCCTATCACTACTCTATCTATTCATCATCTTCTTGAGTTTTTCTTGATACGAGATATAGCAGAGAGAACATGAGAGATTGCGGAGAGAAAAGAGGTGAAGGGGGATGAAGATGAAAAAGGTATATAACTGAGATTGCATATGTAGGTGGAGGGAGCAGTATCTGAGGATGGAAGGAAACCAAGCATTTGGGATACCTTTACCCATGCAGGTGAACATTCCTTGTTTCCTCTTCAATTACTTCACTTGGTATTATTATTTACCAAACTAATAAATAATATGTTAAAGTAATTTCCATGCACAAAGAGTTTGAAATCTGGAACTCTTGTAATTTGTTGTTATTTTTGGGATGAATAACTTGGGGATTTGAATGGGGATGATGAATGTTTCAGGGCGAACGCTGGACAAGAGCACAGGAGATGTGGCTTCTGATGGCTACCACAAATACAAGGTCTCCAACTTCTACCTTAATctatggaaaaaaaaagaaaagaaaatagaatTCTTCATTTAGAGGTGTCACAAAATTACTAGTTCCAATTCCTTGTTCTATCGTGCCAAATTGTCTTGACAAACCAAGTTTCTGGCTACAACACTGTGGAAAAAGGAAGAAGGATTTATCCATAGAAATCACAACATGTCCCATGTTAATGCCATCTATGAAGACAAACGTAAAATAGAACAGTAATGTATGTAGTAATTTCTTCTTAAGTTGTAAAAGTATAGTAGCTTGGTTCGTTCATGGTTATGCATAGGACACACACAGAAGGTTTTAATCATACCTAAGTGCTTATATTTTCACTGGAAGCAAAATGGCAATGACTCAAATTCTCGTTCTTTACAACTGTGTGGTAGATAGGGAGCCCTTTGGAAATATATGGTCACAAGAAGAAGGAGATCTAAATTTCTTTATAAACCTTTTtctccaaagccaactcatcatAGATTTCTCTGCCTGGTAAACTTTTAGTTTCTACATGGCTTGACCAGTTCTTGGATCGGAAATTGACCATGATGCAATAGCCTGTTTTTTCACCTACAACTTGGTTTCAAGAAAATATGCACTTATGCTGTCCCATAAAAGTCAAAGAAGAGACACTTTTGATCACAATATTAGAAGCTTTAAGCATACTTTCATACATCCCTCACTAATGTTTGCTCCTCATATTTGTCCAATTATAATTGCCAATGAGATATGTATGACATAGCCAGCATTTCTAAAGTCCTCTATGTTTACATATTAATAAGGTGGGTTTTTCCCCTCTTGaaacttgaaaagaaaaaaagatttctGAGTTTTGCTGATGATTACTTTGGTGAATTTTCATCGAAAATCATTTATTGAATTCTTAGGAGGACAAATGCAGTCATCAGAAACTTGTTCTGAAACTTTGCCCTTTTCCTTATCTGAATATGGGATATATGAAGAATAGTTACACTATTTCAGTAAAACAATTT belongs to Musa acuminata AAA Group cultivar baxijiao chromosome BXJ1-11, Cavendish_Baxijiao_AAA, whole genome shotgun sequence and includes:
- the LOC103970479 gene encoding beta-glucosidase 22-like isoform X2, which translates into the protein MLDKSTGDVASDGYHKYKEDVKLMAETGLDSYRFSISWSRLIPNGRGAVNPKGLQFYNNLIDELVKYGIKPHVSLYHLDHPQALEDKYSGWLSPKMVDDFTAFADVCFKNFGDRVPRWTTIVEPNIMSLGAYDMGTLPPNRCSYPFGINCTVGNSTTEPYIAIHNVLLAHASIVKLYKSKYQAEQNGWIGINVYTFWYYPFTNSSADIEATQRILEFYVGWILNPLVFGDYPEVMKKFVGSRLPSFTKSQSEQIKGLFDFIGVNHYSSIYVKDNINASEMGLHDFVMDSLALVTTSRNETPGQYDPTTPSSFDPQGLQYMLEYLRDAYGNPPLFVEENGYGIGRRESDDLNDTDRINYLNGFIGSTLDAIRNGANVKGYFVWSFIDVFEFLTGYQSRCGLYHVDFDDRNRKRKPKLSAVWYSKLLERKDGMKLNKTAMDTEYHARW
- the LOC103970479 gene encoding beta-glucosidase 22-like isoform X3 — its product is MREGRPVWLLILGVVLLLFLSSLEEGSGQLTEPSFSRADFPLDFDFGAGTSSYQVEGAVSEDGRKPSIWDTYTHAGRMLDKSTGDVASDGYHKYKEDVKLMAETGLDSYRFSISWSRLIPNGRGAVNPKGLQFYNNLIDELVKYGIKPHVSLYHLDHPQALEDKYSGWLSPKMVDDFTAFADVCFKNFGDRVPRWTTIVEPNIMSLGAYDMGTLPPNRCSYPFGINCTVGNSTTEPYIAIHNVLLAHASIVKLYKSKYQAEQNGWIGINVYTFWYYPFTNSSADIEATQRILEFYVGWILNPLVFGDYPEVMKKFVGSRLPSFTKSQSEQIKGLFDFIGVNHYSSIYVKDNINASEMGLHDFVMDSLALVTTSRNETPGQYDPTTPSSFDPQGLQYMLEYLRDAYGNPPLFVEENETERM
- the LOC103970479 gene encoding beta-glucosidase 22-like isoform X1, which translates into the protein MREGRPVWLLILGVVLLLFLSSLEEGSGQLTEPSFSRADFPLDFDFGAGTSSYQVEGAVSEDGRKPSIWDTYTHAGRMLDKSTGDVASDGYHKYKEDVKLMAETGLDSYRFSISWSRLIPNGRGAVNPKGLQFYNNLIDELVKYGIKPHVSLYHLDHPQALEDKYSGWLSPKMVDDFTAFADVCFKNFGDRVPRWTTIVEPNIMSLGAYDMGTLPPNRCSYPFGINCTVGNSTTEPYIAIHNVLLAHASIVKLYKSKYQAEQNGWIGINVYTFWYYPFTNSSADIEATQRILEFYVGWILNPLVFGDYPEVMKKFVGSRLPSFTKSQSEQIKGLFDFIGVNHYSSIYVKDNINASEMGLHDFVMDSLALVTTSRNETPGQYDPTTPSSFDPQGLQYMLEYLRDAYGNPPLFVEENGYGIGRRESDDLNDTDRINYLNGFIGSTLDAIRNGANVKGYFVWSFIDVFEFLTGYQSRCGLYHVDFDDRNRKRKPKLSAVWYSKLLERKDGMKLNKTAMDTEYHARW